In the genome of Bosea sp. BIWAKO-01, the window CATCGGCGATAGTGACATCGAGAAACGAGGATTCACCGATGAACTCGGCGACGAAGCGGCTGCCGGGCTGATCGTAGATCGCGCGCGGGGCGTCGATCCGCGCGATCCGCCCGCGGTCGAGCACCGCGATGCGGTCCGACATGGTCAGGGCCTCGCGCTGGTCATGCGTGACATAGACGGTGGTGGTGCCCAGTCGGTCATGGAGCTGGCGCAGCTCGATCTGCATGCGCTCGCGCAGCTGTTTGTCGAGCGCCGAAAGCGGCTCGTCCATCAGGATGATGCGCGGCTCGAAGACGATGGCCCGGGCAAGCGCGACGCGCTGGCGCTGGCCGCCGGAGAGCTGGTTGATGCTGCGCTCGCCATAGCCACCGAGCTGGAACATCTCCAGCGCGGCCTCGACGCGCCGGGCGATCTCGCTCGCCGGGACGCGCCTCAGCCTGAGCGGGAACCCGACATTGCGGGCGACATTCATGTGCGGAAACAAGGCGTAGTTCTGGAAGACCATGCCGATCTCGCGCTTGTGCGGCGCAAGCCGGACGACCTCGCGTTCGCCGAAGCGGATGCTGCCCTTGTCGGGCCGCAGGAAGCCGGCAATCGCCATCAGCAGCGTCGTCTTGCCCGATCCGGACGGGCCGAGCAGGGTCAGGAACTCGCCCGGCCTGACGTCGAGATCGACATCGTCGAGCACGGAGACGGCGCCATAGGCCTTGCTCAGGCGCCGCACGCCGATCGGCAGCGCCTTGCCTACGGGTGAGACGAGCGGGGCTGCCGCGATGGCAGCCTCCCGCTCGCCGGAATCAGCCGCCAGTCTCATTCGGTCAGCATGTTCTGATAGGCTGCCGAGGCCTGGGTCTCGAACTTGGTGTACCAGTCGAGGTCGATCGGCACCTGCTTGGCGGCATTGTCGGGATGCGATGGCAGCGACTTGGCATAGGCCGCCTCGATCGTGCCGAGGTCGTAGGCTTTCTTGTTGGTCGGCCCGTAGGTGATGTATTTGGTGAATTCGGCCTGGTATTGCGGCTTGCTGATCTCGGCCAGGAACTTCATCGCCAGGTCCTTGTTCGGTGCCCCCTTGGCGATGGCGAAGCAGTCATAGTCGAGCAGCGCCTGGTTGAAGGTGTAGGCGACCTTGGCACCGTCCTTGGCGGCGACGTCGAAGCGCCCGTTCCAGCCGGTGATCATGTCGACCTCGCCATCCTTCATCAGCTGGGCGTGCTGGGCGCCCGAGCTCCACCAGACCGCGATATGCGGCTTCAGCTCGCGGATCTTCTTGATCGCGCGCTCGATGCCGCCGGGCTGCGACAGAACCTCGTAGACCTTTTCGGGCGGCACGCCGTCGGCCATCAGCGCGGGCTCGAGTGCGCCGGCCACGCCCTTGCGATAGGAGCGCTTGCCCGGGAATGTCTTGACGTCCCAGAAATCGGCCCAGCTCCGCGGGCCCTTCTCGCCATAGGTCTTGGTGTTCCAGGCCAGAACCGTGGAGAAGACGTCGCCGCCGACGCAGTAATCCTGCGCGGTGCCGGGCACGAAATTCGAGGTGTCGATGACCTTGTAGTCGAGCTTTTCGAGGATGCCCTCGGAGCCCGCCCGCGCCGCGCTGCCGGAGCCGCTGGCGACGACATCCCAGGTCACGGCGCCGGCCTTCACCTTGAGGCGCAGGTCGGCGATGCTGCTATAGGTCTCTTCCTTGAGCTTGATGCCCAGCGCCTTGGCCGCAGGCACGAACAGCGCCTTGCTCTGCGCCTCCTGATAGGAGCCGCCGAAGGACACGACGGTGAGCTCCTGCGCGACGGCGGGCAGCGCGCCGGCCAGGCTCAGGAGAAGGACGAGGGTCGATCGCGACGGCAGGATCGGCGGGCACTGCATGTCATATCTCCTGAGCTGAGGGGCGCATGTCCAGCGGCAGTCGCGCAGTCGCCGCAGCGACCCAGCTTCCCACCATTGAGAGCGTGCAGAGTTTGTTGGAATTGGTCTGGCCAGAAGGTCCATTCTGAGAATTGGGGAAGGCCAATCCGCAGAGACGATCCTGCTGGCTCATCGGGCCAGTCGATCGCGCCAGCGGTAATAGAAGACCGATGGTGCGAGGAACCAGGGATTGCCGCTGTAGAAGGGCCGCGTCGGGAACGGCAGGTCGTCGAGCGCCGTCTTGCCTTCGGCCAGGCCGAGCACCTGCTGGCCGAGCCGCATGCCGAAA includes:
- a CDS encoding ABC transporter ATP-binding protein; amino-acid sequence: MRLAADSGEREAAIAAAPLVSPVGKALPIGVRRLSKAYGAVSVLDDVDLDVRPGEFLTLLGPSGSGKTTLLMAIAGFLRPDKGSIRFGEREVVRLAPHKREIGMVFQNYALFPHMNVARNVGFPLRLRRVPASEIARRVEAALEMFQLGGYGERSINQLSGGQRQRVALARAIVFEPRIILMDEPLSALDKQLRERMQIELRQLHDRLGTTTVYVTHDQREALTMSDRIAVLDRGRIARIDAPRAIYDQPGSRFVAEFIGESSFLDVTIADGICRAAGAVIQAPKVPAGQRHCVMMLRPERLRILDGSETEAMNRFEGTVQSAIYQGDTLLLQLVLGDGSLVSLRMATRGDDSAPPARGTPIAVGIAVSDTVLLADEGRARK
- a CDS encoding ABC transporter substrate-binding protein encodes the protein MQCPPILPSRSTLVLLLSLAGALPAVAQELTVVSFGGSYQEAQSKALFVPAAKALGIKLKEETYSSIADLRLKVKAGAVTWDVVASGSGSAARAGSEGILEKLDYKVIDTSNFVPGTAQDYCVGGDVFSTVLAWNTKTYGEKGPRSWADFWDVKTFPGKRSYRKGVAGALEPALMADGVPPEKVYEVLSQPGGIERAIKKIRELKPHIAVWWSSGAQHAQLMKDGEVDMITGWNGRFDVAAKDGAKVAYTFNQALLDYDCFAIAKGAPNKDLAMKFLAEISKPQYQAEFTKYITYGPTNKKAYDLGTIEAAYAKSLPSHPDNAAKQVPIDLDWYTKFETQASAAYQNMLTE